A region of the Pseudomonas sp. J452 genome:
GACAACCCTTTCTAGAATTTTCATATTTTCTCTTGACTTCCGGATTTGAGGCGTTCGCACGGACAACACAGAACGACTATCAGAAAAATGCAGCCGTACCAATAACCAAGACTCTTCAAAGTTACGATTTTACAATCCATCAAGACAATCCAAAGTATCTAGCTCGTTCAGTATCAACCTATCTCCACATCCGGAACGCCCTGTTCCACCAAGGTGGCTTTTAGAAAACAGTTAAAATAAAAAAATGACACGGTAACTTTGAATTGCTCCGAATATCTATTTAGCCTTTCAATGCTGGTGTCACTTACAATCATGAAGGCTATTGGCTTCGATGACGGACATACAAATTGGGACTGCTGGATTGATCGCCAATTACATAAGTAGAGCGGCGATGCCTAACAACTGGATCAATCCGTTCGCTTCCCTCATTCGGGACCAGCTAAAGCCGACCCCTTAACCAAACGTTAGGGCCGTTTGGAATCGAAGCTTATGTGCGCGAACGACGGCCTCTGGCCGTTTCCGACGAGTTACGACGCGAAGCAGTTGATCAGTTCAACTTTAGTGAGTAGCTCAACGCCTGCCTCTCGATTCAAAAAGATCTCGGTCCTACATCATCGCAATGACAACATTCCAATGGAGCGTCAAACCATGTCATTGCAGTGTCCCCGCTGTAACTCACCTCGTGTGACCTCTCGTCATCACGCCATGAAAGTCGGCGCAGCCATCGGCACAGCTGGTGGTGTTGCCCGCGGTGTCAGGCTGGCCCTGATGGGCGGCCAAGCGGGTGCCATCCTCGGAGCTGTGGTCGCCCAATTGGTATTACGTTGGGCTCCCTCTCGGGAGCAGTTTTGGGTGGACTGGTAGGCGGGGCTGGCGGCTACTTATTGGGCGCTCGACTCGGTAACCAGCTGGATCACTACGTCCTCACCAACAACCTCTGCCTCGCCTGCTGGCATCGCGTCAACCTGCCGATCTAACGCCCCTCCTCAACTCAGAACTCAATCAGTGCTGCGCCATGCGCAGCGCTTTATGCCGCAACTCATCCAAAGGAAAACCCTCATGGCTCACCAAATCGAACGTATGGCCTATGTCGGCGACACTGCCTAGCACGGTCTGGGCAGTCGCCTTTCCCCCAAACAACCCATCGACATCTGGCAGCACGAAGCCGGTATGAACTGGCAGATCCAGGAAAGCCCGGCGCACTTCAAGTCGGATGCCGTGGGGCACTTAGGCTCTACCCACTCCTTCCCGGAACAGAAGGTGCTCTACCGCTCCGACCCCAAGGCACCGCTGTAGGTGGTCTCCAACCGCTACCAGGTGGTGCAGCCGCGCGAAGTGCTGTAGTTCTACCGTGACCTCACCGAAGTGTCCGGCTATGAGTTTGAGACTGCCGGGGTACTCAAAGGTGGGCGAAAGTTCTGGGCGCTAGCTCGCACCGGGCAGAATTCCATGCTGAAGGGCAACGACCAGGTCAACGGCTACCTGCTACTGGCCACCTCCTGCGACGGCACCCTGGCCACCACGGCAACGCTCACCACAGTGCGCGTGGCGTGCAACAACACGCTGGTCAACACCAAGGCCAAACGAACGAGTAAGGACGGCATACAGTCGCTACCCTGCCCTTCACCGGATAACTGCCCCTTGGCTCAAGTCGGTGCCTGCAAACCCTCCGGATGGCTCTGCTCGCAGCCAATCAACTGAATGAAACCCGCCAAGCTGCCGGCATCGACCAACTCGCTCTGGATGCGGCCGCTCGGCTGGGCTTTGATAATGGCGCCTTCGAGGACAGCGAAGAGGACGACGGCGCTGTAGTCGAGGAGTTCTACCCAGCCGAAGACAGTGGCTCCCTCAAAACCGAGTCCACACCCGTTGAACGAACCTCGTTGGCTGAACGCCTAGAGGCGCAGATCGCCCAACTCCCAGCAAGCCAGCCGTCATGAGACTGCTGCGCTTTCTGCGCTACCCGTCGCTGCTCTTAGTCGCGCTGTTAACCGGTTTGCACTTTGAGGAAGAGCTCAGCTGGAGCGCTTGAACCCTACCCAGTCAGGGCTGGTCGTGTACCCGCCCTAAGGAGTCGTCTATGTCCAGTCGCTGTTTAGTCTGCAACTCCTCGGCGATGATCTCCAAGGATGCCACCAAGGCCATCGCCCTGCTTATCTGCACGCTGAATGGCTTTGTCCAGGCAGCACAACAAGCTCGTGCGCAGGGGCAAAAAAGGTGCTGAGGAACGCCATAACCCCATGGAGTACGCATTCAGTTTAATGATCGATGGCGTAGCTGGTGCGGTGACCAGTTGACGGAACAGCCAAGCGTTCATCCACGATGTCCAGCGCTACCAGTTCATGGAGTACGACTGCTTGTGCCTGCGTTGCAGGGCCAAGTTCGATGAGCTGGCGGATCCGTAGAAGAACCTAACGCCGATCTTCAGCCCAGCATCGACAGATTTTAAACAAAATGGCGACCGCGGCCGCCATTTTTCATCACTACAGGAGCTGCTCAGAGCACCTCGAACAACCCCGCAGCGCCCATGCCACCGCCGACGCACATGGTGATTACCACGTACTTCACGCCACGGCGCTTACCTTCCAGCAGGGCGTGGCCAACCATGCGTGCGCCGCTCATGCCGTAGGGGTGGCCGATGGAGATGGCACCGCCGTTGACGTTGAGCTTGGCCGGATCGATGCCGAGCTTTTGCGCGCTGTACAGCACCTGGCAGGCGAAGGCTTCGTTGAGCTCCCACAGGCCGATGTCGTCGACGCTCAGGCCGTGCTGCTTGAGCAGCTTGGGTACGGCGAACACCGGGCCGATGCCCATCTCTTCCGGTGCCAGGCCGGCCACGGCGATGCCGCGGTACAGGCCCAGCGGCTGGATGCCGCGCTGGGCGGCCAGGGCGCCGCTCATCAGCACGCTGGCGCTGGCGCCGTCGGACAGCTGGCTGGCGTTGCCGGCGGTGATGCAGCCGCCTTCGATCACCGGCTTGAGCTTGGTCAGGTCGTCCAGCACGGTCTGCGGGCGGTTGCCTTCGTCGAGGCTGAGGGTGACTTCTTCGAAGCTGACCGCGCCGGTTTCCTTGTCGACCAGCTTCTTGCGCGCAGTGACCGGGACGATCTCGTTGGCGAACAGGCCGGCAGCCTGGGCCGCGGCGGTACGCTGCTGCGATTGCAGGGAGTAGGCGTCCTGGGCTTCGCGGCTGATGTTGTAGCGCTTGGCGACGATCTCGG
Encoded here:
- a CDS encoding acetyl-CoA C-acyltransferase, coding for MQDAVIVSTARTPIAKAFRGAFNDLKSPSMAAVAIRAAVERSGIEPGEIEDLVMGTAMQGGTASTNLGRLSLLAAGLPLSVSGQTIDRQCASGLMAISIAAKQIMVDGMAVTVGAGQEQISLVQNTHMKWTAADYDPAVVKMAENAYMPMLQTAEIVAKRYNISREAQDAYSLQSQQRTAAAQAAGLFANEIVPVTARKKLVDKETGAVSFEEVTLSLDEGNRPQTVLDDLTKLKPVIEGGCITAGNASQLSDGASASVLMSGALAAQRGIQPLGLYRGIAVAGLAPEEMGIGPVFAVPKLLKQHGLSVDDIGLWELNEAFACQVLYSAQKLGIDPAKLNVNGGAISIGHPYGMSGARMVGHALLEGKRRGVKYVVITMCVGGGMGAAGLFEVL